The Pelodiscus sinensis isolate JC-2024 chromosome 4, ASM4963464v1, whole genome shotgun sequence genomic sequence gaaaataactctgtagtgtatatGTGTCCTGAGTGAACTTTGGCAAGACTGGGGTTTAGTTTACCCCTATAAAATAGATAAAATGGGGCCTATCTACTCCAGTAAGAATTCCCATAAAATCTGTTGGCTTGATGAGTGAGTCAGAGGAAAGGAAGAAGACGTTGAATGTCAGTTACCCTTTAAAAAAGTGGAATTGAGCCATGAATGATCATATGTTTGTCAGGGACAGTTACACTTCAGATGAAGAGATTGAAGTCCCAGTACTTTACAATGAGTTCATTGATGGATTTTAGCTATAATGAAACagattccccttcccccatcactcCCTCACAAGCTGAGCATTCTGCTTTCAAGCCCTGGTTCTTACTGATTCTGGCTTTTCAGGAGGCAATGCTTGGTTAATGGATTTTGAGATGATCTCTGTGGACCAAATTCAGAAGTCCTTACTGAGTTCTTAAATCAACTGAAACTTCTGCTAACTTCATTTGGAATCTAGTTTCTGAATACAGTCTAGATCAGGACCTCAGGATTTGGCCCTATATGAATgaaatcaaaacagcatttatTTCTGAACAGCAGGAGATAAGAAGAGAGTGAATTTAGAagagaaatacaaaaataattataTTGCTGTTATAGAACTTCATGCTAAGGATAGATGTGCAAGAGTTGCATTGACTGTACTTATTAATTATCTTTTATAGTAGTACTTTGTAATTCCATGTCATCTTTCACCTGGAGAGCTCAGAGCTCCTTGTAGACTTGAGTCAATCGTGTGATACATACATATCATATTATTTATtgaagggaaaactgaggcactggtGGTGCAAGGACTTATTCACAATCAGagtcagagccagagccagatctAAGGATAGGGTCATGAACATAACTACCATCTGCCTGCTTCAGCTACTAGCCACATTCTTCTTTCCTCCTGCTGtacattcttttttcttcctgcTGCTTTAGGCAAAACACTGCAGTGGGAGAAGATGCTGGTCTTATATAGATCATATGCTACAAGCCAGGATGCCTGCAGCATTTTCTGTGTAGGGAACACACTGTGTTGTTTGAACAGCTGTGTTTGTTTTGTGAGAGTGAACATGAAGGACACTGTGGAAGCAAGTCACAGTAACTTATCATGTCTTTATTTGTTTTGCCATCAGGTGAAATTGGGTGGAGAAGCCCCAAACTCCAATGTAATCCATGTAGCTAATGGCAGCGGCGGCAGCAATAGCAGGAAGAAAAGTGTTGGTGGGAAATATGGAACCAAGTGCCACCTTCTGGACTTTGCCAATTCAGAGCGCCCACTGGTGGTAAACTTTGGTTCGGCCACCTGACCCCCATTCACGAGCCAGCTGTCGGCCTTCAGCAAGCTGGTGGAGGAGTTCTCAGGTGTGGCCGACTTCCTGTTGGTCTACATCGATGAAGCTCACCCATCGGATGGCTGGGCCGCCCCTGGAATCTCTTCTTTTTCATTCGAGGTGAGGAAGCACAGGAACCAGGAAGACCGATGTGCAGCCGCTCAGCAGCTCCTGGAGCGGTTTTCCTTGCCATCCCAGTGCCAAGTGGTGGCTGATTGCATGGACAACAATGCCAATGTGGCCTATGGGGTCTCCTTTGAGCGAGTATGCATCGTGCAGAGACAGAAAATTGCCTACCTAGGGGGCAAGGGCCCCTTTTTCTACAACCTCCAAGAAGTCCGGCTTTGGCTGGAGCAAAACTTCAGCAAGAGATGAAATCCAGCCTAAGCTTAGCTAAGTATGTCAAGAACCTTGTCCCTTTGGAGTgatataaaagggaaaaaaaacacacactctTTTCCAATAGGCTCTTCTGTGCCTGTTGCAAGAGAACAGATTCAATAATAAGGTCAAATAAATttaagccagaaaaaaaaaacaccccaacaaCAATACCACATAAAAGAGAATTGTGTGAAACAATGCTACTTCTGCCTTAACAGGATAGAAAAAGCCACTGTGAAAAGTGCTGCTGCTGCGCATGAAAGGTGATGAGATGAGATTTCTTTCCATCCCTTTAACAACATGTTGGCTTTAGGATGAGAAGAAAGCATTGCTTCCTGGAAGGCAATTCTCTGGAGAGGTGACCTCATGTATTTGATCAGGGACATCTCATTTTCCATTGAGGCTTATGTAGGCAACTTGCCAGCAGCCTGAGGTCTGcaattaatttgcataaaatgaaaTGGATTATGGCTGCCTTCCTACATTGATATAAAGGTATGACCCACCAGAAACTACAAGATCCACCATGCAATGCAAACTGGCTGCGGAGATCAAGATGAAACATTGTATGTGAGATGTGGGTCTTTGTACTCTCTGAAGGCAGCCTCTCTGTATAGTGTGTATGTCTGTCTAACACACACACTTAGGCCTCTATATGTTCACAATTAAATTGGCAGCATATCACACCTTAGAACTCCATAGGTGCATTTGGCTCTCaggctagtgtgtgtgtgtgtgtgtgtgtgtgtgtgtgagagagcgagagcgagcgCGAGCCTGGGGGGCAAAGATACAGAGGAAAGAGGCTGCATGATCCTAACTGCGAGTGAGGGAGAAATAAACTGAGATTGTGTAATAAAACTATAACTTTGAAAATTCAGAAAGTAGGATCATTTgtcctccccacacacagatatacacatACATAGCTTATGTCCAGGGCAAGAGAGAAGAGTTCAGCTGATGCCAGCCAGCATTCAATATGTGGAAACGAAAAGATTTATTTTAtcagtgttgtttttttctttctttcttaaaaagaaagacagaattaggagctattttatgtttagtttTGTAAAAGTAATTTATTTCTTTTGACATAGCAGGCATATTTTTGAGTGGGGAGACTTACATACCACTTTACCTCATTGGAATTGAAACCTGTCCAGTTATTACCCCATTAAAGTGGTCATGGAGATTTTTACTGTCCGAGTTGCCTACAATTAGTTTACAGCCATATTATTTCTTGGAAAGTTACACAGTCTTTAGACTCAGCAATTGCCATTCCATTAGTCAAGATAGCATTTTGTTCATGTTTCTTTCTTCTCagaagctttttttggggggaaaaaaaacccatcacaCTGGCTTTAAAATCAATCACTGCCTTAATTCTCTGACATTAAGGATGAACTGAGTGAATTATCAAGAACAATTGTAACAAATGGCTGGGTTTCTTACGAATGGCTAAGGGGAATATTCTGAAGTATATTTAAAGAGACACTGTCAGCTTAGACTATGCCGTAAGTATGTTTAGGTTTTATAAAAAATTACAGGATTTTGCAAAGCCTAACACATACGGACATGCTTCCATTGTGCTAGTACATGAGAACTGGGAAGTGAAACAGATTACAAGAGTGAACCTGACCAACCTAGTTTTCCAGTCCACGCTGAGAAACACAATACAAACAAACAGCATAAAGAGGGGAAAATTAAAGTAGCATATTAAATCTTTTACCATGCTAATCACCTGAGATCTTAATCTAAACACAGGAAAGGactgaaagaaaagagaaatttcTGTTTTACAGTGTCTCTTTAATCATACTTGGCatagtttcttttgttttggtaTGAGTCCATTCAGGTAATGCacatggcattttaaaaaatgtttcttttttaagcATAGATATGATATTTGACAGCAATTTGAGTGTGATTTTTAATGCATCCAGCATCATTCTtccctttacacacacacacacaaactttggTAAAGCATCCCAGAGAAACTTTACCAAGTTTCA encodes the following:
- the DIO2 gene encoding type II iodothyronine deiodinase isoform X2, which gives rise to MGLLSVDLLITLQILPVFFSNCLFLALYDSVILLKHMVLLLSRSKAARGEWRRMLTSEGLRCVWNSFLLDAYKQVKLGGEAPNSNVIHVANGSGGSNSRKKSVGGKYGTKCHLLDFANSERPLVVNFGSATUPPFTSQLSAFSKLVEEFSGVADFLLVYIDEAHPSDGWAAPGISSFSFEVRKHRNQEDRCAAAQQLLERFSLPSQCQVVADCMDNNANVAYGVSFERVCIVQRQKIAYLGGKGPFFYNLQEVRLWLEQNFSKR
- the DIO2 gene encoding type II iodothyronine deiodinase isoform X1, translating into MGLLSVDLLITLQILPVFFSNCLFLALYDSVILLKHMVLLLSRSKAARGEWRRMLTSEGLRCVWNSFLLDAYKQVKLGGEAPNSNVIHVANGSGGSNSRKKSVGGKYGTKCHLLDFANSERPLVVNFGSATUPPFTSQLSAFSKLVEEFSGVADFLLVYIDEAHPSDGWAAPGISSFSFEVRKHRNQEDRCAAAQQLLERFSLPSQCQVVADCMDNNANVAYGVSFERVCIVQRQKIAYLGGKGPFFYNLQEVRLWLEQNFSKRUNPA